One genomic segment of Rhizobium viscosum includes these proteins:
- a CDS encoding ABC transporter substrate-binding protein has translation MIKVSLAPSARLMRRISMGAALSAGIMVLALTPAEAAKTTLNLGMSVEPAGLDPTIAAPVAIGQVTWQNIFEGLVSIDETGKVQPQLAKSWEISPDGLTYTFKLQSGVKFHDGEAFDSAAAKFALDRARGKDSVNPQKRFFSSIASIDTPDAETLVLHLSSPTGSLVYWLGWPASVMVGPKSAADDKTTPVGTGPFKFSTWAKGDHVELVKNADYWNKDDAAKLDKVTFRFINDPQAQAAALKSGDLDAFPEFAAPELMSSFDGDARLTTKIGNTELKVVAGMNNARKPFDDKRVRQALMMAIDRQTVIDGAWSGLGTAIGSHYTPNDPGYQDMTGVLPYNVEKAKALLAEAGYPNGFTFTIKSPQMAYAPRSAQVIQAMLAEIGVTMNIEPTEFPAKWVKDVMTSRDYDMTIVAHAEPMDIDIYSRDPYYFNYKNPAFNDLMKKVQNTADPAEQAKIYGEAQKILAEDVPALYLFVMPKLGVWDKKLKGLWENEPIPSNVLSNVSWEE, from the coding sequence ATGATCAAGGTTTCGCTCGCGCCGTCGGCGCGTCTCATGCGGCGCATTTCCATGGGCGCTGCCCTTTCCGCCGGCATCATGGTGCTGGCGCTGACGCCCGCCGAGGCCGCAAAAACCACACTCAATCTCGGCATGAGCGTCGAGCCTGCTGGACTCGACCCGACGATCGCCGCCCCCGTCGCCATCGGCCAGGTAACTTGGCAGAATATCTTCGAAGGTCTTGTTAGCATCGACGAGACCGGTAAGGTGCAGCCACAGCTCGCCAAGAGCTGGGAGATTTCCCCCGATGGGCTGACCTATACGTTCAAGCTGCAGAGCGGTGTCAAATTCCACGATGGCGAGGCCTTCGATTCCGCCGCCGCCAAGTTTGCCCTCGACCGCGCCCGCGGCAAGGATTCCGTCAATCCGCAAAAGCGCTTCTTTAGCTCGATCGCATCGATCGACACGCCGGATGCCGAAACTCTGGTGCTGCATCTTTCCAGCCCGACCGGCAGCCTGGTCTACTGGCTTGGCTGGCCGGCTTCCGTCATGGTCGGTCCGAAGTCTGCGGCCGACGACAAGACGACGCCTGTCGGCACTGGGCCGTTCAAATTTTCCACCTGGGCCAAGGGCGACCACGTGGAACTCGTCAAGAATGCTGACTACTGGAACAAGGATGACGCGGCCAAGCTCGACAAGGTCACCTTCCGCTTCATCAACGACCCGCAGGCACAGGCAGCAGCCCTGAAATCCGGCGATCTCGACGCCTTTCCGGAATTTGCGGCGCCGGAGCTGATGAGCTCCTTCGATGGCGACGCCCGCCTGACGACCAAGATCGGCAATACCGAGCTCAAGGTCGTCGCCGGCATGAACAATGCCCGCAAGCCTTTCGACGACAAACGCGTGCGCCAGGCCCTGATGATGGCGATCGACCGCCAGACCGTCATCGACGGGGCATGGTCCGGCCTCGGCACCGCGATCGGCAGCCATTACACGCCGAACGATCCGGGCTATCAGGACATGACTGGCGTATTGCCCTACAATGTTGAAAAGGCAAAGGCGCTGCTTGCCGAGGCCGGCTATCCCAACGGCTTCACCTTCACAATCAAATCGCCGCAGATGGCCTATGCGCCGCGCAGCGCACAGGTGATACAGGCGATGTTGGCCGAGATCGGCGTGACGATGAATATCGAGCCCACGGAATTTCCGGCGAAGTGGGTGAAGGATGTGATGACCAGCCGTGACTACGACATGACCATCGTCGCCCATGCCGAACCGATGGACATCGATATCTATTCGCGTGACCCCTATTACTTCAACTACAAGAATCCGGCCTTCAACGACCTCATGAAAAAGGTGCAGAACACCGCGGACCCCGCCGAGCAGGCGAAGATCTACGGTGAAGCGCAGAAGATCCTCGCCGAGGACGTACCGGCGCTCTATCTCTTCGTCATGCCCAAGCTCGGCGTCTGGGACAAGAAGCTGAAGGGGCTTTGGGAGAACGAGCCGATCCCCTCCAACGTTCTCAGCAACGTTTCCTGGGAAGAGTAG
- a CDS encoding P1 family peptidase, whose protein sequence is MSDLLNLLTDIDGVSVGHATDLSLGSGVTAIVFDEPAVASGSVLGGAPGGRDTALLDPSMVVDAVDAFVLSGGSAFGLDAAGGVQAGLREMGRGFQVGPVRIPIVPQAILMDLLNGGDKDWGLHSPYRDMGYEAVRAAHKGAFDLGTVGAGTGATTATFKGGLGSASAVSSSGHRIAAIVAVNAVGTATIGEGPHFWAAPFEQDGEFGGLGMPDQMDHSLRLKGVKTTATTIGAVVTDASLTKAEAHRLSIAAHDGLARAVLPAHLPLDGDTIFAASTGKHERNDMASLMELCHLAGIVMARAIARGVYEATALPVRGALMAWRDRYAAGR, encoded by the coding sequence TTGTCCGATCTTCTCAATCTCCTCACCGATATCGACGGCGTTTCCGTCGGCCACGCGACCGACCTATCGCTCGGTTCCGGCGTCACGGCCATCGTCTTCGATGAACCGGCAGTCGCTTCCGGCAGCGTGCTCGGCGGTGCGCCGGGCGGGCGCGATACGGCGCTGCTCGACCCTTCCATGGTGGTCGATGCCGTCGACGCCTTCGTGCTGTCGGGCGGATCGGCCTTTGGTCTCGACGCGGCAGGCGGCGTGCAGGCGGGATTGCGGGAGATGGGACGCGGATTCCAGGTCGGTCCGGTGCGCATCCCGATCGTACCACAGGCGATCCTGATGGACCTGCTAAACGGCGGCGACAAGGACTGGGGTCTGCATTCGCCTTATCGCGATATGGGATATGAAGCCGTCAGGGCTGCCCACAAGGGCGCTTTCGATCTCGGTACTGTTGGTGCCGGCACCGGTGCGACGACCGCGACCTTCAAGGGCGGGCTCGGCTCGGCAAGTGCCGTCAGCAGTTCCGGGCACCGCATCGCGGCCATCGTCGCCGTGAATGCCGTGGGCACCGCGACGATCGGCGAAGGCCCGCATTTCTGGGCCGCACCCTTCGAGCAGGATGGAGAATTCGGCGGGCTCGGCATGCCCGACCAGATGGACCATAGCCTGCGGCTGAAAGGCGTGAAGACGACGGCAACAACAATCGGCGCTGTTGTCACCGACGCATCGCTTACCAAGGCGGAGGCGCACCGGCTCTCCATCGCTGCTCATGACGGATTGGCGCGTGCAGTGCTGCCTGCCCACCTGCCGCTCGACGGCGATACGATTTTTGCGGCCTCCACCGGCAAACACGAGCGCAACGACATGGCAAGCCTGATGGAATTGTGTCATCTCGCCGGGATCGTCATGGCGCGGGCGATCGCGCGCGGCGTCTACGAGGCGACGGCGCTTCCGGTGCGGGGTGCGCTTATGGCATGGCGCGACCGCTATGCGGCCGGACGCTGA
- a CDS encoding acyltransferase family protein encodes MLVQLQYLRAIAALMVVYFHAILQLAKVNPAIDATSFIYGETGVDIFFVLSGFVMWLTTSGRAMTPVDFARKRIKRIVPLYWLATLFSAAVALIAPSLLKSTAFDLPHLMASLLFIPWINPVDPTMIAPVIVPGWTLNYEMFFYFVFALLLPIREDYRLPALCGAFAAILIVCHLLPETTATKFYGEPIILEFLAGAVLGWLYLQKLLLPQRWAWVLLAVGFAFLFINEDLMRPDDRYYSWGIPAIFIVYSAISIDFSKLPFVGWLNYLGDASYEIYITHAFTLAFLRIIANHFPIGALQQPVIFVILCLVLSSIVGAIIHEIITPRRKVRIANRPAT; translated from the coding sequence ATGCTTGTCCAGCTGCAATATCTGCGTGCCATCGCGGCGCTGATGGTCGTTTACTTCCATGCCATCCTGCAGCTTGCCAAGGTCAATCCCGCCATCGACGCGACCTCGTTCATCTATGGCGAAACGGGTGTCGATATCTTCTTCGTGCTCAGCGGGTTCGTGATGTGGCTGACCACGAGCGGGCGCGCCATGACGCCGGTCGATTTCGCACGCAAGCGCATCAAAAGGATCGTGCCGCTCTACTGGCTGGCGACGCTGTTTTCGGCGGCTGTGGCGCTCATCGCGCCATCGCTCCTCAAGTCGACAGCCTTCGATCTGCCGCATCTGATGGCCTCGCTGCTCTTCATACCGTGGATCAACCCGGTCGACCCGACGATGATCGCGCCTGTCATCGTGCCCGGCTGGACGCTGAATTACGAAATGTTCTTCTATTTCGTCTTCGCACTGCTGTTGCCGATCCGCGAGGACTATCGGCTGCCCGCTCTCTGCGGTGCCTTTGCAGCCATCCTGATCGTCTGCCACCTGCTGCCGGAAACGACAGCCACCAAATTCTACGGCGAGCCCATCATTCTCGAATTTCTGGCCGGCGCGGTGCTCGGTTGGCTCTATCTCCAGAAGCTTCTGCTGCCGCAGCGCTGGGCCTGGGTTCTCCTGGCCGTCGGCTTCGCCTTCCTCTTTATCAACGAGGATCTGATGCGACCGGACGACCGTTATTATAGTTGGGGCATACCGGCGATCTTCATCGTCTACAGCGCCATATCCATCGACTTCTCGAAACTGCCCTTTGTCGGGTGGCTCAACTATCTCGGCGACGCCTCCTACGAAATCTACATCACGCATGCCTTCACGCTGGCGTTCCTCCGGATCATCGCCAATCATTTCCCGATCGGCGCGCTTCAGCAGCCTGTTATCTTCGTGATCCTCTGCCTCGTGCTCTCTTCCATCGTGGGGGCGATCATTCACGAAATCATCACCCCACGCAGAAAAGTCCGGATCGCCAACCGGCCAGCCACCTGA
- the purU gene encoding formyltetrahydrofolate deformylase codes for MTDYVLTVTCKSTRGVVAAISTYLAEKGCNIIDSSQFDDLDTGKFFMRVSFISEEGVTLAEIKEGFKPIYEKFGMDAEVHDGSERLKVLLMVSRFGHCLNDLLYRWKIGALPIDIVGVVSNHFDYQKVVVNHDIPFHHIKVTKENKPQAEAQLLDLVEQTGTELVVLARYMQVLSDAMCRKMSGRIINIHHSFLPSFKGANPYKQAYERGVKLIGATAHYVTADLDEGPIIEQDTARITHAQSAEDYVSIGRDVESQVLARAIHAHIHRRVFLNGNRTIVFPASPGSYASERMG; via the coding sequence ATGACGGACTATGTATTGACGGTAACCTGCAAGTCGACGCGCGGCGTCGTGGCGGCGATTTCGACCTATCTCGCCGAAAAGGGTTGCAACATCATCGACAGTTCGCAGTTCGACGACCTCGATACCGGCAAATTCTTCATGCGCGTCAGCTTCATCTCCGAAGAGGGCGTCACCCTTGCGGAGATCAAGGAAGGCTTCAAGCCGATCTACGAGAAGTTCGGCATGGATGCGGAAGTGCATGACGGGAGCGAGCGCCTGAAGGTGCTCCTGATGGTCTCCCGTTTCGGCCACTGTCTCAACGACCTGCTCTACCGCTGGAAGATCGGCGCTTTGCCGATCGACATCGTCGGCGTCGTCTCCAACCATTTCGATTACCAGAAGGTCGTCGTCAACCACGACATCCCCTTCCACCACATCAAGGTGACGAAGGAAAACAAGCCGCAGGCCGAAGCACAGCTGCTGGATCTCGTCGAGCAGACCGGCACGGAGCTCGTCGTTCTCGCCCGCTACATGCAGGTCCTGTCGGATGCCATGTGCCGGAAAATGTCTGGCCGCATCATCAATATCCACCATTCCTTCCTGCCAAGCTTCAAGGGCGCCAACCCCTACAAGCAGGCCTATGAGCGCGGCGTGAAGCTGATCGGCGCCACGGCGCATTACGTGACAGCCGATCTCGACGAAGGCCCGATCATCGAGCAGGACACGGCCCGCATCACGCATGCGCAGTCGGCCGAAGATTATGTCTCGATCGGCCGCGATGTCGAAAGCCAGGTGCTGGCGCGCGCCATCCATGCGCATATTCATCGCCGCGTCTTCCTCAATGGCAACCGCACGATCGTCTTCCCCGCCAGCCCCGGAAGCTACGCCTCCGAACGCATGGGTTGA
- a CDS encoding LysR family transcriptional regulator, which translates to MQIRALMYFDELVRTNSMRQAAENLNVAPTAISRQIENLEYHFGAPLVERSARGVKLTAAGELLAARAGRTLRELDHVQQLIEDLKGLQRGRVNIYANGATVANLLAPALAEFSLKYPKLRFAVTITSARAAIEAVNSAEADIAVTLFAPPMSGTKVRLRSEIAYDLITSPSHPAATRPDIQLKEMADYALALPDQSFGFRQAFDALFEKEGLSLDPVFVTSSLEMLKELVLSNAAVTLLPALTVRREIEAGQLCAIPLAGKTSIRTHVDLCVAPDRQLSFAATKLLDFIERFMRERSNRQTIGKDKTASKE; encoded by the coding sequence ATGCAGATTCGGGCGCTGATGTATTTCGACGAACTGGTGCGAACCAACTCCATGCGCCAGGCGGCCGAAAACCTGAATGTCGCTCCGACGGCGATCAGCCGGCAGATCGAGAACCTCGAATACCATTTTGGCGCGCCGTTAGTCGAACGCAGCGCCCGCGGTGTGAAGCTGACGGCTGCCGGCGAGCTGCTGGCGGCCCGCGCAGGCCGCACGCTGCGCGAACTCGACCACGTGCAGCAGCTGATCGAAGACCTGAAGGGCCTGCAGCGCGGCCGTGTCAACATTTACGCGAACGGGGCGACCGTCGCCAATCTGCTTGCGCCTGCGCTGGCCGAATTCAGCTTGAAATATCCGAAGCTGCGCTTTGCCGTGACCATCACCAGCGCGCGGGCGGCAATCGAAGCGGTCAACAGCGCGGAAGCCGATATTGCGGTGACCCTGTTTGCGCCGCCGATGTCAGGCACCAAGGTGCGGCTGCGCTCGGAAATCGCCTATGACCTCATCACCTCGCCGAGCCATCCAGCGGCGACACGTCCGGATATTCAGCTGAAGGAAATGGCCGATTATGCGCTGGCTCTGCCCGATCAATCCTTCGGCTTCCGTCAGGCCTTCGACGCGCTCTTCGAGAAGGAAGGGCTGAGCCTCGATCCGGTTTTCGTGACGAGTTCGCTCGAGATGCTCAAAGAACTGGTGTTGAGCAACGCGGCGGTGACGCTGCTGCCGGCACTGACCGTTCGCCGCGAGATAGAGGCAGGGCAGCTCTGCGCCATTCCTCTTGCCGGCAAGACCAGCATCCGCACGCATGTCGATCTCTGCGTGGCGCCCGATCGACAGCTCTCCTTTGCCGCCACGAAGCTTCTCGATTTCATCGAACGCTTCATGCGCGAGCGGTCGAACCGCCAAACTATCGGCAAAGATAAGACCGCCAGCAAAGAGTAG
- a CDS encoding ABC transporter permease, protein MIALLSRRLAGLVITLLVVSLVIFAVMDLLPGDPASIMLGTSASPETLAALRRDLGLDQPLLIRYGQWLAGVFSGNLGQSYTYGVPVAGLIIERLAVTLPLALIAIMLSVLIALPLGVLAAARRGGIMDAIATVFSQVSIAVPAFWVALLLIILFSTTLGLMPAGGFPGWGTGFLPALQALIMPAVALALPQAGVLTRVTRSAVLDTMHEDFARTAVAKGLSRSAVLWRHIVPNALVPILTILGLQFTFLVAGAVLVENVFNLPGLGRLAFQALSQRDIIVMQDVVLFFAGLVIVMNFIVDLSYLAIDPRMRKAA, encoded by the coding sequence ATGATCGCACTGCTTTCCCGCCGCCTCGCCGGTCTCGTCATCACCCTTCTCGTCGTGTCCCTGGTGATCTTCGCCGTCATGGACCTGCTGCCCGGCGATCCTGCTTCGATCATGCTCGGCACTTCGGCCAGCCCCGAAACGCTGGCGGCACTGCGCCGCGATCTCGGCCTCGACCAGCCACTGCTCATTCGCTACGGCCAATGGCTTGCCGGCGTATTCTCCGGCAATCTCGGACAATCCTACACCTATGGCGTTCCGGTCGCCGGGCTGATTATCGAGCGGCTGGCCGTGACGCTGCCGCTCGCTCTGATCGCCATCATGCTCTCCGTACTGATCGCATTGCCGCTCGGCGTTCTGGCCGCAGCGCGGCGCGGCGGCATCATGGACGCGATCGCCACGGTCTTCTCACAGGTGAGCATCGCCGTGCCCGCCTTCTGGGTGGCGCTGCTGCTCATCATTCTGTTTTCCACCACGCTTGGTCTCATGCCGGCGGGCGGCTTTCCGGGGTGGGGGACCGGGTTCCTGCCCGCTTTGCAGGCGCTGATAATGCCGGCTGTCGCGCTGGCACTGCCGCAGGCCGGCGTGCTGACGCGTGTGACGCGATCCGCCGTGCTCGACACGATGCATGAGGATTTCGCGCGCACGGCCGTTGCCAAAGGATTGTCGCGCAGCGCGGTGCTCTGGCGCCATATCGTGCCGAATGCACTGGTGCCGATCCTGACGATCCTCGGGCTGCAATTCACCTTTCTCGTCGCCGGCGCAGTGCTGGTCGAAAACGTCTTCAATCTGCCGGGGCTGGGACGGCTTGCCTTTCAAGCCCTGTCGCAGCGCGATATCATCGTGATGCAGGATGTCGTGCTGTTCTTCGCCGGCCTCGTCATCGTCATGAACTTCATCGTCGATCTCTCCTATCTGGCGATCGACCCGCGCATGCGAAAGGCGGCATGA
- a CDS encoding ABC transporter permease, producing the protein MAPIVSSAIFPRRRSFRLSRRKNLITGTIVIGLLAAIALLSLFWTPLPPAKMQIIHKLQPPLAFGLLGTDQFGRDVLSMLMVGCWNSLSIAVSAVAIGGTLGSIAGISAAAIRGPYEALLMRACDVIFALPPILSAMVLGAFLGPGRFTAITAIAVFMVPVFARVTLATSLQAWSRDYVLAAQAIGNSRFTISVRHVLPNIVSQIIVHAAIQLGLAILTEAGLSFLGLGMAPPAPTWGRMLADAQTFLSLAPWLAILPGLAIALTVFGFNMLGDGLRDLFDPREASR; encoded by the coding sequence ATGGCTCCGATCGTCTCCTCCGCCATCTTTCCACGGCGCCGAAGCTTCAGGCTTAGCCGGCGAAAGAATCTCATCACAGGGACCATCGTCATCGGCCTCTTGGCCGCCATTGCCCTGCTGTCGCTCTTCTGGACACCGCTGCCACCGGCCAAGATGCAGATCATTCACAAGCTGCAGCCGCCGCTTGCCTTCGGCCTCCTCGGTACGGACCAGTTCGGCCGCGATGTGCTTTCCATGCTGATGGTCGGGTGCTGGAATTCGCTGTCGATCGCCGTCAGCGCGGTCGCCATCGGCGGCACACTCGGCTCCATTGCCGGGATTTCTGCGGCAGCCATCCGCGGCCCCTATGAGGCGCTTTTGATGCGCGCCTGCGACGTGATCTTCGCGCTGCCGCCGATCCTTTCGGCCATGGTGCTCGGCGCTTTTCTCGGACCGGGGCGCTTTACGGCGATTACCGCCATCGCCGTCTTCATGGTGCCGGTTTTTGCGCGTGTAACGCTCGCCACTTCATTGCAGGCCTGGAGCCGCGATTATGTTCTGGCGGCGCAGGCGATCGGCAACAGCCGTTTCACCATCTCGGTGCGGCACGTGCTGCCGAACATCGTCAGCCAGATCATCGTGCATGCGGCGATCCAGCTCGGTCTTGCGATCCTGACCGAAGCCGGCCTCTCGTTTCTCGGTCTCGGCATGGCGCCGCCGGCGCCGACCTGGGGGCGCATGCTGGCGGATGCCCAGACCTTCCTTTCGCTTGCTCCCTGGCTGGCGATCCTGCCCGGCCTTGCGATCGCGCTCACCGTCTTCGGCTTCAACATGCTGGGTGACGGGTTGCGCGATCTGTTCGACCCGCGCGAGGCGAGCCGCTGA
- a CDS encoding aminotransferase, giving the protein MTEEALVDRMALPRPEIAASEAADILLSHYGLSGTLSELGSQQDRNYRLDTEDGRYVLKICHAAYETEELEAQNAAIHHLRAKADAPRVPNVIASTEGQEIVSVSVREQDYQVRLLEYLEGEGLTHRAYLAPASVAALGALCARLAEALADFTHPGLDRSLQWDLRRAGPVAVQLLSSITDSAARDRIAKTMVMAVRRIQPLAPSLRLQAVHHDVTGDNVVSHPDVHGRPVPDGVIDFGDIIRGWLVGDLAVTCASLLHQADGDPFYTLPAVKAYHEIYPLIEDELKALWPLIVARAVILVASSEQQISIDPDNDYVRGNLEGERRIFDTAMSVPFELMEAAILKAAGLDIAGADTSNWQPLLPEIDPASIAYVDLGVQSPHFSDGNWLTTDMDWRLLARAAAETGTAATRYGEYRLSRAGLHRAKAQATYALHMDICLAAGSIVAAPFAGRITWYDQHLVLTGADMKLHIDGIELSVEDGSEVAAGQGLGTVSGETSSLGGLRLQLCSIAGFEPPLFATPQQADAWSALCPSPSVLLGPRANAPKPEAAALFELRQAHFASPQKNYYARPPQIERGWKEHLFDVEGRAYLDMVNNVTILGHGHPRMAEAIGQQWLMLNTNSRFHYAAVAEFSESLASLAPEGLDAVFLVNSGSEANDLALRLAWAHSGRRNMVCLLEGYHGWSVASDAVSTSIADNPQALTTRPDWVHAVVSPNTYRGQFRGPESTADYLGTVMPVLEAIDAEGEGLAGFIAESVYGNAGGIPLPDGYLTEVYRQVRERGGLCIADEVQVGYGRLGHYFWGFEQQGVVPDIITIAKGMGDGHPLGAVITTKEIAACLEKEGYFFSSAGGSPVSCVAGMTVLDVMAEERLQDNAREVGDHLKARLAALIDRYPIVGAVHGMGLYLGLEFVRDRVTLEPASEETAAICDRLLELGVIMQPTGDHLNVLKIKPPLCLSEQSADFFVDMLEKVLREGW; this is encoded by the coding sequence ATGACCGAGGAAGCGCTTGTGGACCGCATGGCGCTGCCGCGCCCCGAGATTGCCGCTTCCGAAGCGGCGGATATTCTGCTGTCCCATTACGGACTTTCCGGCACGCTGTCCGAACTTGGCAGCCAGCAGGACCGCAATTACCGGCTCGACACGGAAGACGGCCGCTATGTCCTGAAGATCTGCCATGCCGCCTACGAGACCGAAGAGCTCGAAGCGCAGAATGCGGCGATCCACCATTTGCGTGCCAAGGCGGATGCGCCCCGTGTTCCCAACGTGATAGCGTCCACCGAGGGGCAGGAGATCGTTTCCGTCAGCGTGCGGGAGCAGGATTATCAGGTCCGTCTGCTGGAATATCTCGAAGGCGAAGGCCTGACGCACCGTGCCTATCTGGCACCGGCCTCGGTCGCGGCGCTCGGCGCGCTCTGTGCACGTCTGGCCGAGGCACTTGCCGATTTCACCCATCCCGGACTCGACCGCAGCCTGCAATGGGACCTGCGCCGCGCCGGGCCTGTGGCCGTGCAGCTGCTTTCCTCCATTACCGACAGCGCCGCACGCGACAGGATCGCCAAGACGATGGTCATGGCCGTGCGCCGCATCCAGCCGCTTGCGCCATCGCTGCGGCTTCAGGCGGTTCATCACGACGTGACGGGTGATAATGTCGTCAGCCACCCTGATGTGCATGGGCGGCCTGTTCCTGATGGAGTGATCGATTTCGGCGACATCATCCGCGGCTGGCTGGTCGGCGACCTTGCCGTCACCTGCGCCTCGCTGCTGCATCAGGCAGACGGCGACCCCTTTTACACTTTGCCGGCGGTGAAAGCCTATCACGAGATTTACCCGCTGATCGAGGACGAGCTGAAGGCACTCTGGCCGCTCATTGTGGCGCGCGCCGTCATCCTCGTCGCCAGCAGTGAGCAGCAGATCTCGATCGATCCTGACAATGACTACGTCAGAGGCAATCTGGAGGGCGAGCGGCGCATCTTCGATACTGCGATGTCCGTGCCGTTCGAACTGATGGAAGCGGCTATCCTGAAAGCGGCCGGTCTCGATATAGCCGGTGCCGATACGTCGAACTGGCAGCCGCTCCTGCCGGAGATCGATCCCGCATCCATCGCCTATGTCGATCTCGGCGTGCAGAGCCCGCATTTTTCCGATGGCAACTGGCTCACGACCGACATGGACTGGCGGCTTCTTGCCCGCGCGGCGGCGGAAACGGGAACCGCGGCGACGCGTTACGGCGAATATCGCCTGTCCCGCGCCGGCCTGCACCGTGCAAAAGCCCAGGCAACCTATGCCTTGCATATGGATATCTGCCTTGCGGCGGGCAGTATCGTCGCTGCGCCCTTTGCAGGCCGGATAACCTGGTACGACCAGCATCTGGTCCTCACAGGCGCCGATATGAAGCTGCATATCGACGGCATTGAGCTTTCGGTTGAGGACGGCAGTGAGGTCGCCGCCGGTCAGGGGCTCGGCACCGTCTCCGGCGAGACATCCTCTCTCGGCGGATTGCGCCTGCAGCTTTGCAGCATCGCCGGCTTCGAGCCGCCACTCTTTGCCACACCGCAACAGGCGGATGCGTGGTCCGCGCTCTGCCCCTCGCCTTCGGTACTGCTCGGACCGCGCGCCAACGCGCCGAAACCGGAAGCGGCAGCGCTTTTCGAGCTGCGGCAGGCGCATTTCGCCAGCCCGCAGAAGAATTATTACGCGCGCCCGCCGCAGATCGAGCGCGGCTGGAAGGAGCATCTCTTCGATGTCGAAGGACGCGCCTATCTCGATATGGTCAACAACGTCACGATCCTCGGCCATGGTCATCCGCGCATGGCGGAAGCGATCGGCCAGCAATGGCTGATGCTGAACACCAATTCGCGGTTCCACTATGCCGCCGTCGCGGAATTCTCCGAGAGCCTTGCGTCCCTGGCGCCCGAGGGCCTGGATGCCGTGTTCCTCGTCAACAGCGGCTCGGAAGCCAACGATCTGGCGCTGCGGCTTGCCTGGGCGCATAGCGGCCGACGCAACATGGTCTGCCTGCTGGAGGGCTATCACGGCTGGTCGGTGGCAAGCGACGCCGTCTCCACTTCGATCGCCGACAATCCGCAGGCGTTGACGACACGGCCGGACTGGGTTCACGCCGTCGTTTCGCCCAACACCTATCGCGGCCAGTTCCGCGGGCCGGAGTCGACTGCGGATTATCTCGGCACGGTAATGCCGGTGCTGGAGGCCATTGATGCCGAGGGCGAAGGGCTGGCCGGCTTTATCGCCGAATCGGTCTATGGCAATGCTGGCGGCATTCCACTGCCCGACGGCTATCTGACGGAAGTCTACCGGCAGGTGCGGGAGCGCGGCGGCCTCTGCATCGCCGACGAGGTACAGGTGGGCTACGGGCGGCTTGGCCACTATTTCTGGGGCTTCGAGCAGCAAGGCGTCGTGCCTGATATCATCACCATTGCCAAGGGCATGGGCGATGGTCATCCGCTTGGCGCCGTCATTACGACGAAGGAGATCGCCGCTTGCCTGGAGAAGGAAGGCTATTTCTTCTCGTCGGCCGGCGGCAGCCCGGTCAGTTGCGTTGCCGGCATGACGGTTCTCGATGTCATGGCCGAGGAGCGGCTGCAGGACAATGCCCGGGAGGTGGGCGACCATCTGAAGGCGCGGCTGGCGGCACTCATCGACCGCTATCCGATTGTGGGCGCCGTGCATGGCATGGGCCTCTATCTCGGCCTCGAATTCGTGCGCGACAGAGTGACGCTGGAGCCGGCGAGCGAAGAGACGGCGGCGATCTGCGATCGACTCTTGGAACTCGGCGTCATCATGCAGCCGACGGGTGATCACCTGAACGTGTTGAAGATCAAACCGCCACTCTGCCTGAGCGAACAAAGTGCCGATTTCTTCGTCGACATGCTGGAAAAGGTGCTTCGGGAAGGCTGGTAG